A genome region from Panicum virgatum strain AP13 chromosome 4K, P.virgatum_v5, whole genome shotgun sequence includes the following:
- the LOC120703654 gene encoding O-fucosyltransferase 8-like, which translates to MEGASCSSSSSSAAAVQGGRGGEVGIRVGATNIGRLRGAAPGRQQQQQGRQPQHGARGGGGGVTSWHLRVFAAAVGVMGCVLLAASLAMSALHQVQFRNAAISRNVRGLQELKQNVVRREQAEQIMHGRLLQMAASAVTKNGSESEDFALWEEPYKQARKWKPCAAKHSLADEEPDEINNGYILTSANGGLNQQRVAVCNAVVVAALLNATLVIPRFLYSSVWKDTSQFGDIYQEDYFVNYMKNDVRIVKELPPHLQSLDLEAIGSQVTDIDISKEAEPSELVKSVLPILQQNGVVHFLGFGNRLGFDSVPVHLQRLRCRCNFHALKFVPELQRAGSLLVQRLRKAGAMQTEMDKQLFGSNMLDPGFAEDHAAGGPSRFLALHMRFEEDMVAYSLCEFGGGEEERRELQAYREAHFPALAGRLRNATVAPEEQRSLGRCPLTPEESGLILAALGYDRRTFIYVAGSWIYGGAPRLRPLTRLFPNLVTKEDILTADELAPFKNFSSRLAALDFMACASADVFAVTDSGSQLSSLVSGFRVYHGRGRAPTLHPNRKRYAQVLSEEGGIAWGGFRRRVRQMVEEYKRVSPRPRGRSVYRQPRTPGCMCRAGGDGSVDF; encoded by the exons ATGGAGGGAGCTtcctgttcttcttcttcgtcgtcggcggcggcggtgcaggggggCCGGGGCGGGGAGGTGGGGATCCGAGTCGGCGCCACCAACATCGGCCggctgcgcggcgcggcgccggggcggcagcagcagcagcaggggaggCAGCCGCAGCACGgcgccaggggcggcggcggcggcgtgacgtCGTGGCACCTCAGGGTGTTCGCGGCCGCCGTCGGGGTCATGGGCTGCGTCCtgctcgccgcctccctcgccatGTCCGCGCTGCACCAGGTGCAGTTCCGGAACGCCGCCATCTCCAGGAACGTCAGGGGCCTCCAG GAGCTCAAGCAAAACGTTGTGAGGAGGGAGCAGGCAGAGCAGATAATGCACGGGCGGCTGCTGCAAATGGCAGCTTCAGCTGTCACCAAG AACGGCTCTGAATCTGAAGATTTCGCGCTATGGGAAGAGCCCTACAAGCAAGCGCGGAAATGGAAGCcctgtgctgccaaacacagtTTGGCTGACGAAG AGCCTGACGAGATCAACAATGGTTACATACTGACCAGCGCGAATGGTGGTCTGAACCAACAGCGTGTTGCT GTATGTAATGCTGTTGTCGTTGCTGCTCTTCTCAATGCAACACTGGTCATCCCCCGATTCCTTTACAGCAGCGTGTGGAAGGACACAAG TCAATTCGGTGACATCTATCAGGAAGACTACTTCGTGAACTACATGAAGAATGATGTGCGCATTGTGAAAGAATTACCACCACACCTTCAGTCGCTAGATCTCGAAGCCATTGGCAGCCAG GTCACAGACATAGACATCTCGAAAGAGGCTGAACCCTCCGAACTCGTCAAATCTGTGCTTCCAATTCTTCAGCAAAATGGCGTCGTTCATTTCCTCGGGTTCGGAAACCGTCTTGGCTTCGATTCAGTACCTGTCCATCTGCAG AGGCTGAGGTGCCGATGCAACTTCCACGCCCTCAAGTTCGTCCCCGAGCTCCAGCGAGCAGGCTCCCTGCTGGTCCAGCGGCTGCGCAAGGCGGGCGCGATGCAGACCGAGATGGACAAGCAGCTGTTCGGGAGCAACATGCTCGACCCGGGCTTCGCCGAggaccacgccgccggcgggccGAGCAGGTTCCTCGCCCTGCACATGAGGTTCGAGGAGGACATGGTGGCCTACTCCCTCTGCgagttcggcggcggcgaggaggagcggaGGGAGCTCCAGGCGTACCGGGAGGCCCACTTCCCGGCGCTCGCGGGGCGCCTACGGAACGC CACGGTGGCGCCGGAGGAGCAGCGCAGCCTGGGGAGGTGCCCGCTGACGCCGGAGGAGTCGGGGCTCATCCTCGCCGCGCTCGGCTACGACCGCCGCACGTTCATCTACGTCGCTGGGTCGTGGATAtacggcggcgcgccgcggctGCGGCCCCTGACGCGGCTGTTCCCGAACCTCGTCACCAAGGAGGACATCCTCACCGCCGACGAGCTCGCTCCCTTCAAGAATTTCTCCTCACGG CTCGCGGCGCTGGACTTCATGGCGTGCGCCTCGGCGGACGTGTTCGCGGTGACGGACTCCGGCAGCCAGCTGTCGTCGCTGGTGTCCGGGTTCCGCGTCTACCACGGGCGGGGCCGCGCGCCGACGCTGCACCCGAACCGGAAGCGCTACGCGCAGGTGCTGTCGGAGGAAGGGGGCATCGCGTGGGGCGGGTTCCGGCGGAGGGTGAGGCAGATGGTGGAGGAGTACAAGCGGGTGAGCCCGCGGCCGAGGGGCCGGAGCGTCTACCGGCAGCCGAGGACGCCGGGGTGCATGTgcagggccggcggcgacggcagcgtCGACTTCTGA